The genomic segment AGCCGCTTGCTTTTCCGCAACAGAAATCAGGAGGACGTTGATGCGAAACATTTGGCGTAGGGGTGCAGCCATTCGAAATCTGGGCTTCGTCGCCCTTCTCTTCTGCACATTCCTACATATTGATCGGGCCTTCGGGCAGGCGACCAATCTCGTCGTCGACTCTCTGCAAGGCGAGGTCGACCAGAACGAAATCGACACCTACATCAGCTTCATGAACAACCCCGCAAATACAAACGCAACCCTCCCTACCAATGCGCTCGGCGACAACCTCGCCTTCGGCACGCCCGGCACCAATCTTGAAGGGCTCAATTACATGTACCGCATCGCCGGAGATCTGAACCTGACCACCGAGCAGATGCAGCTCATGGATCTTGCCATCACCTGGTCCGAGCGGTTCATCCTCCTGCGCAATGATCAGGCAATGGGACCGCACCAGGTCATGTGGACCGGCAATGTCGATCCCGTCTGGGTCACCTACGCCGCTACCAGCAGCGAGGCCGGATACGCCGGCTCGGAGAATGGAGATACGGCAGGTCACATTCTCTTCACCGCGCTCAACATTCTCGAAACGCCCTCCATCTGGAACCAGACAGTCCCCGATGGCGACCCTAACCATTTCGGAACCACTTATCTTCAGCGCGCCCAGACCTACATCAACATGATGGAGTACACCACGCAGAACTACTTCACCAAATACTTCATCAACCCCACCACCTACCAGATCGTTCCACCCACCTCTGCCGTCTGGGTCGCATTCAACGAGAACATGGATGCATGGAACCGTCAGTTCCTGCTGACCAACGATTATCTGCGTCTCGCGCAATGCCATGCCATTCTTGGCGATAATCCCACGTTGCAGGCCTTCTACACCAACATCGTCAAAACCTCAGCCGACGCCTTCATTGCCAATGCGCACCTCGTCACTGCATACGGCCAGGCAGCCTACGATTGGGGCTACGGCAACGAAGGCGACCTCCTCGGGCAAGTAACCGGCGAAAGCTCCAGCCATGCTTCTTACGACATGCAGGGCCTCGCTCGCGTCTTCGAGGCAGGTCCCGCATATACCTCCGCGACGCAGTCCGACATGCAGCGTTACGCCAACACAATCGAATACGTTCTCTTCAACTTTGCGGCTTACAACGCCAACCAGACCACCGCGTACTACAAGACCATCGATGCCGGCTTGCCGCCAGTTCCAGCCGGAACCGCAACGCAGGACTATCTCTATCCGCAGTTCTACTTCCTGACGCCATACAACACGCTCTTCTGGTCCCCTGCTGCATACGGCGCCGGAGTTCATAACAACTATCACAACAACCCCTACATGACTGCGGGCATTCTCTACTCCAAGCACTGGGTCTATAACCATCCTCAAGACCTCATCTCAGTCGCTTCCAACACCCAGACAGTCTCTGCTGGCGGTACGGCCACCTATACCGTGTCGACTACCTCCACCACACCGGTCGCACTCAGCGTGAGCGGCCTTCCTTCAGGAGACACTGCCTCGTTCGACAACGCATCAATCAGCTCAGGCACCACCGCAACCCTGACCGTCACTGCCGCGACCGGCAGCATCAACGGCAGTTCCCTTTTCACCCTCACTGGAAGCAACGGCAACGGAACTCAATCGCTGGGTCTTTCGATTGTCGTCACCGCTCCCGATTTCACCATCGGGCTCTCCAGCACCAGCACAGTCACGGCAGGAAACCCGGGAAGCTTCACCGTCACCATCACTCCACTCAACGGCTTCACCGGCAATGTCACGCTCAGCCCCGATACTCCGTTGCTCGAGCCAGGCACCAGCGTCACCTTCAACCCACCTGTCATTGCAATCAGCAGCGGAACAGGCGTCTCCAGTGTTGTCGCAGCCACATTGCCCACAACTCCCGGTGGAGAATGGCCCTTCGGTGTAATCGCGACCAGTGGCGCTACGTCGCATGAGGGCTATTCGCGGCTTACCGTAGAGGCCTCACAGCAAACCGTCAGCTTCCCATCCATCTCGAACGTGGTCTACGGAACCGCTCCGATTCATCTACAGGCAGCGGCAACCTCGAACCTGCCTGTCGCCTACACGGTTACTGGACCTGCAATCCTGACGGGCTCGCCTACGCTTCAAGGCCAAACCCTCACCATCACCGGTGCTGGCGTCGTTACTGTGACCGCTTCGCAGGCCGGCAGCAAATACGTTGCCGCGGCAACTCCAGTCGTACAAAGCTTCACGGTAGCGCCCGCAGTGCTCACCCTGGCTGCGCAGAATACGAGTATGCTCTACGGCTCTCCAGTGCCCGCACTCACAGCCAACATCACAGGCTACGTGAACGGCGATACATCAAGTGTTGTCTCCGGATCACCCGCCCTGAGCACGACAGCGACCAGCACTTCGCCACTCGGCACCTACCCGATCACCGTCTCTCAGGGAACACTGGCAGCGGCGAACTACACCTTCACCTTCGCCAATGGCGTCATCGACATCTACGGCGGCCGACGATAAAAGCGGCATCACTCGTCGCCCTGAACCAGTCGCATGAACCAGCCTGAAGCACAACGCGGATATACACGAGAAAGGAACCTTCAAATGAAAATGAACAAAGCACGAATCATCATTGCTCTCTTCGGCCTCTTCGCCGCACTCGCAATTGCGCCAATCGCGAGTGCGGACCCCGTATCAGTCTCCGGGTCCGGCACCTGGGACGCGGCCACTCCCACAACCGCATACAGCGTGGCCGGAGCAAGCTGGTATTTTTCTTTCAATCTACCCGACCCCATCGCCAGCAACCCATCCACGCAAGTCACCAATTTCACCTACGACCTCAACGGCTCTGAGGTCATCAACTCCATGCCTGGGGGCATACTCTTCTACTCGGTAGCGGATGGCGGAGGCTTCGATCTCTTCGTTCCAGTAGACAGCTCCTCGGGAGCCAGCATCATCAGTCTTTACTTTCCGGATGACGTAGGCAGTGACCTCTCACTCGCCTTCGGCAACTACAGTGCCGAAATCGGCCTTAATGACAGCCTCCTGCCCGGCTCCGGTGAAGGTAACGTGAATATCACACCTGAACCATCCAGCATTATTCTGTTAGGTACAGCGCTACTTATGGGGAGCGCGCTTATTTATCGATGTCGTACCATTAGAGCCTAGTTTTGAATAGAGCCAACGCGTGTCAGCTCTACTGCCCAATCATGGGGACACAAAATCAGAACGTCCAAACTAGCGTTCCCGCGTAATGGCCCTTTGTGGCCCCACAGTTGGCCCTATTGGGGCCTTCCTTATTCGCTAAGTTGTTGAGGTAAATGGTCGGGACGACTAGATTCGAACTAGCGACCTCACCCACCCCAATCCTCAACCTCACACATTTGGAATAATTTAGCAGCACTGAACAAATGGCTGCGACCAATGCGACATGAACGGCAACAGTGTTGGAAGTCGATCGATTCGAGCGCTGACTGGACGCAAATTCGAGTGCTGTGAATGTGAACTATGCTGTACCATGAGCGTCTAACTCCCTGGGAGCTTTCATACCTGCGAAAAGTCAATCCATTTTTCTGGTTGATGCTGGTAACGGCATTGATGCTGGCCGTGCCGCACCATTCGGCGCGCGGGGCATCGAGGCGCAGTGTGTCGGCTTCCAGGATGGCGGCGCCGGTTCGCGGTTTGTACCTGGCGCACTTCGACCGTCTGATGATCGGCAAGAAGAGCTTTCAGGGGGCAAATCAGCTTGAAGACGGCCTGCCTTCATCGTTGCATCGTCGTGTGCGACGGCCGGAGCTGGATGCTGCCAGAGCATGGTCGGCCCCTACTGTGGCTGAAACCGGCGTTCTATGCGGATTCACAGTTGACGTTCCTTCCTTAGCCTCAATTCGATTGCCGGGGCGCTCACCCCCTTCGTGTTGATCCTCTCTGAAGTTCAGAGCCAGTCTCATATCAATTCATAAGTGTGCTCGTAAGTGAATGCAGTCTGTGTCTCTATGAGAGATGCATGCACTGTTTACTCACATATAGCGCAGCTGTTTCTACGGGCTGGCAGGCGACGAGGTGATTTCCTCAATGCGAGGCCACAGGTACGCCCGAGGTACATCGGTTCGTGACGAACCACTTGCTGGAGGCTGAGATGCTGACCGAAAGCAGAAATAAGGTTTATTTAATTGGCCCCGCAGCGGTAATTGCGGCATTCCTATGCGCGGGTGCGGGTGCACAAATTGGAGCGCAGGCTGGAACGCCAGTGGCAGCCACGCAGGCGCGGCAGTTCACGGTGCAGGAGGCAGTAGACTATGCGCTTGCCCATTACCCCGCAGTGCGCGCCGCACTGGAGCAATACAACGCCGCACGGGCCGGAGTGGGTGTGATGGAGACGAACTACCTGCCGCGGCTTGACGGCGTATGGCAGGGCGACCGTGGCTCACGCGAGAGCGTTCTTGGTGTGCTGTTGCCGCAAAGCCCCAACATTCTTACAGGAACGCAGGGAAGCGTAACGCCACACTCGAACCGTCCTTTCTGGACATCGGGAGCGGGGCTCCTGCTTTCGTGGGAGCCGTTTGACTTCGGCTATCGCCACGCGCAGGTTGGCTCGGCGCAGGCGACGGCAAACCGGATGCAGGCGCAGGTGGAGCTGACGCGACTAGGGGTTGCCACTGCGGTGGCAGAGGCGTCGCTTGCCGTGCTCGCTGATGAGCAGCGTGTCAATGCAT from the Edaphobacter acidisoli genome contains:
- a CDS encoding MBG domain-containing protein gives rise to the protein MRNIWRRGAAIRNLGFVALLFCTFLHIDRAFGQATNLVVDSLQGEVDQNEIDTYISFMNNPANTNATLPTNALGDNLAFGTPGTNLEGLNYMYRIAGDLNLTTEQMQLMDLAITWSERFILLRNDQAMGPHQVMWTGNVDPVWVTYAATSSEAGYAGSENGDTAGHILFTALNILETPSIWNQTVPDGDPNHFGTTYLQRAQTYINMMEYTTQNYFTKYFINPTTYQIVPPTSAVWVAFNENMDAWNRQFLLTNDYLRLAQCHAILGDNPTLQAFYTNIVKTSADAFIANAHLVTAYGQAAYDWGYGNEGDLLGQVTGESSSHASYDMQGLARVFEAGPAYTSATQSDMQRYANTIEYVLFNFAAYNANQTTAYYKTIDAGLPPVPAGTATQDYLYPQFYFLTPYNTLFWSPAAYGAGVHNNYHNNPYMTAGILYSKHWVYNHPQDLISVASNTQTVSAGGTATYTVSTTSTTPVALSVSGLPSGDTASFDNASISSGTTATLTVTAATGSINGSSLFTLTGSNGNGTQSLGLSIVVTAPDFTIGLSSTSTVTAGNPGSFTVTITPLNGFTGNVTLSPDTPLLEPGTSVTFNPPVIAISSGTGVSSVVAATLPTTPGGEWPFGVIATSGATSHEGYSRLTVEASQQTVSFPSISNVVYGTAPIHLQAAATSNLPVAYTVTGPAILTGSPTLQGQTLTITGAGVVTVTASQAGSKYVAAATPVVQSFTVAPAVLTLAAQNTSMLYGSPVPALTANITGYVNGDTSSVVSGSPALSTTATSTSPLGTYPITVSQGTLAAANYTFTFANGVIDIYGGRR
- a CDS encoding PEP-CTERM sorting domain-containing protein (PEP-CTERM proteins occur, often in large numbers, in the proteomes of bacteria that also encode an exosortase, a predicted intramembrane cysteine proteinase. The presence of a PEP-CTERM domain at a protein's C-terminus predicts cleavage within the sorting domain, followed by covalent anchoring to some some component of the (usually Gram-negative) cell surface. Many PEP-CTERM proteins exhibit an unusual sequence composition that includes large numbers of potential glycosylation sites. Expression of one such protein has been shown restore the ability of a bacterium to form floc, a type of biofilm.), whose amino-acid sequence is MNKARIIIALFGLFAALAIAPIASADPVSVSGSGTWDAATPTTAYSVAGASWYFSFNLPDPIASNPSTQVTNFTYDLNGSEVINSMPGGILFYSVADGGGFDLFVPVDSSSGASIISLYFPDDVGSDLSLAFGNYSAEIGLNDSLLPGSGEGNVNITPEPSSIILLGTALLMGSALIYRCRTIRA